In Vicingus serpentipes, the DNA window GTTGCGACAATAAAATAACAGTAACACTTTACGAAATAAATTATGAACTTGAAATGCCTTAATTTTTTATGTTAACGATAGATCCAAAAGAAATTCCAGTACCAAAACTTCACCATTATTTATTGGGAGCTATAGGTCCAAGACCAATTGCTTTTGCAAGTACAGTAGATAATAATGGAAATAGAAATTTAAGTCCTTTTAGCTTCTTTAATGTATTTAGTGCTAATCCACCTATATTGGTTTTTTCTCCTGCGAGAAGTGGTAGAACAGGTGAAACCAAAAATACTTTTGACAATGTAAAAGAAACAAAAGAAGTTGTTATTAATATAGTGAACTATGATATTGTTCAACAAATGTCTTTATCTAGCTCTCCTTATGGAAAAGATGTTGATGAATTTATAAAATCTGGGTTAACTCCAATAGCTTCAGAAACTATAAAACCATTTCGAGTTAAAGAATCTCCAGTTCAATTTGAATGCAAAGTAAATGAAATTGTTGAGTTAGGTCAAAATGGAGGAGCTGGTAACTTGGTTATATGTGAAGTTTTAAAAATTCATATTAATGAAGAGGTATTAGATGAGAATGGAATGATTGATCAACATAAAATTGATCTAGTTAGCCGCATGGGAGGTAATTGGTATTGTAGAGCTAATGACGAATCTATGTTTGAAATTCAAAAACCTATTACAACTATTGGTATTGGAGTTGATGCAATTCCTTCTGAAATAAAAAACAGTAAAATATTAACAGGTAACGACTTAGGATTATTAGGAAGTGTTGAATCAATTCCTTCTGAATCTGAAATTTCTGCTTACCCAACTATTACTGGAGAAAAACATCATGAAGCAAAAAAATTAATTGAAAATGGTGAAATTGAAAACGCCTGGAAAGTACTTCTAAGTAAGTAATTCATGAGTTTTAGCGATAAATATTCTAAAGTATTTAAATACCTACTTCCTGCTCCTTTTACAATTGCCGTAATTCTTACAATAGTTACATATTGTATTGCTTTGGTATTTACTTTACCTAATAAAGCTAGTTTCTCTGCTTATAGCTATAAATTACTTCAATTTTGGGATGATGGTGTTTGGAATTCTGGCTTAATGGTATTTGCCTTGCAAATGATGCTAATGTTGGTTTTAGGACATGTATTAGCATTAACTAAACCCGTAAATAAAATTATTTCTTTGGCAGTTAACCATTGTAATTCAACAGCTAAAGCAGCCTCTTTAGTTACTTTACTTACTGTAATTGTAGCACTTTTTAACTGGGGCCTGGGACTTATTTTCGGAGCTATTTTCGCAAGAAAAGTTGCTGAACATGCCAAAAATAAAAGCATTAAAATTAATTACCCACTAATTGGTGCAGCTGGATATTCAGGTTTAATGGTTTGGCACGGAGGCTTATCTGGTTCTTCTTTAGCAAAAGTTGCTGAACCAAATCATATAAAAGAAATGATGTCTGGTATTTTTTCTACTGAACAAATTAATCTTTTACCTAATCAAGTTTCATATTGGGAAACCGTGGGTTCTTCAATGAATTTAACCGTAATGGCATTATTAATTGTTGTTTTACCTATTTCAATGTATTGGTTAGGTAAAAAAGTACATTCTAAAAATTTCAATATAAAAATAACTGATAAAGATTCAAACCCTCAAAAAATAATTACTGGAGCTGAGAAACTAGATCACTCTTCGTTATTTTCTATTCTTTTTGGAGGGATAATATTTATCTATATTATTTTTAAAATAAGATTTGAATACGATAATAATATTTTAGCATTTTTCAATCCAAATAACATTAATTTATTACTATTAGCGCTAGCTATTTTATTACATAAAAACTTTACTAAGTTTTTAGAAGCAACTGACGATGCTATTTCTGGTGCTGCAGGAATATTAATTCAATTTCCGTTGTATTTTGGTATTATGGGAATTATGAAAAATTCAGGGTTGGTTGGAGAAATATCTGATTTTTTTGTACAAATATCTTCTGCAACAACATA includes these proteins:
- a CDS encoding flavin reductase family protein, with protein sequence MLTIDPKEIPVPKLHHYLLGAIGPRPIAFASTVDNNGNRNLSPFSFFNVFSANPPILVFSPARSGRTGETKNTFDNVKETKEVVINIVNYDIVQQMSLSSSPYGKDVDEFIKSGLTPIASETIKPFRVKESPVQFECKVNEIVELGQNGGAGNLVICEVLKIHINEEVLDENGMIDQHKIDLVSRMGGNWYCRANDESMFEIQKPITTIGIGVDAIPSEIKNSKILTGNDLGLLGSVESIPSESEISAYPTITGEKHHEAKKLIENGEIENAWKVLLSK
- a CDS encoding short-chain fatty acid transporter gives rise to the protein MSFSDKYSKVFKYLLPAPFTIAVILTIVTYCIALVFTLPNKASFSAYSYKLLQFWDDGVWNSGLMVFALQMMLMLVLGHVLALTKPVNKIISLAVNHCNSTAKAASLVTLLTVIVALFNWGLGLIFGAIFARKVAEHAKNKSIKINYPLIGAAGYSGLMVWHGGLSGSSLAKVAEPNHIKEMMSGIFSTEQINLLPNQVSYWETVGSSMNLTVMALLIVVLPISMYWLGKKVHSKNFNIKITDKDSNPQKIITGAEKLDHSSLFSILFGGIIFIYIIFKIRFEYDNNILAFFNPNNINLLLLALAILLHKNFTKFLEATDDAISGAAGILIQFPLYFGIMGIMKNSGLVGEISDFFVQISSATTYPLYTFLSAGLVNIFVPSGGGQWAVQGPIIIQAATEMGLSLPKSIMALAYGDQLTNMLQPFWALPLLGITGLKAKEILPYTLFLMIIGGFIYLSCLIIF